In the genome of Streptomyces racemochromogenes, one region contains:
- a CDS encoding SGM_5486 family transporter-associated protein, whose protein sequence is MSPVLEPNPPNGHKKLGLVLGAMLLVTIVIAVVATVASP, encoded by the coding sequence ATGTCGCCCGTACTCGAACCCAACCCCCCAAACGGCCACAAGAAGCTCGGCCTCGTGCTCGGCGCGATGCTGCTGGTGACCATCGTCATCGCGGTCGTCGCGACCGTCGCCTCCCCCTGA
- a CDS encoding TldD/PmbA family protein: protein MAHSIDAAFTALPLRALADAALARARALGADHADFRLERIRSASWRLRDAKPSGGSDTTDLGYAVRVVHGGSWGFASGVDLTMDGAARVASQAVAMAKLSAQVIKAAGSDERVELAEEPVHADRTWISAYDVDPFEVPDAEKSALLADWSARLLAAEGVAHVDASLLAVHENKFYADTAGTSTTQQRVRVHPQLTAVAVNGTTGEFDSMRTIAPPTGRGWEYLTGTGWDWDAELEQIPALLAEKMRAPGVRAGRYDLVVDPSNLWLTIHESIGHATELDRALGYEAAYAGTSFATFDQLGKLKYGSSIMNVTGDRTAEHGLATIGYDDEGVEAQSWDLVKDGTLAGYQTDRRIARLTGLGRSNGCAYADSPGHVPVQRMANVSLQPDPGGLSTQDLIGGVERGIYVVGDRSWSIDMQRYNFQFTGQRFFRIENGRLAGQLRDVAYQATTTEFWGSMEKVGGPQTYVLGGAFNCGKAQPGQVAAVSHGCPSALFRDVNILNTTQEAGR from the coding sequence GTGGCCCATTCCATCGACGCGGCTTTCACCGCGCTGCCCCTGCGGGCGCTCGCCGACGCGGCACTCGCCCGGGCCCGCGCGCTGGGCGCCGACCATGCCGACTTCCGGCTGGAGCGGATCCGCAGCGCCTCCTGGCGGCTGCGCGACGCCAAGCCCTCCGGCGGCTCCGACACCACCGACCTCGGTTACGCGGTCCGGGTGGTGCACGGCGGCAGCTGGGGCTTCGCCTCCGGCGTGGACCTGACCATGGACGGCGCCGCCCGGGTGGCCTCGCAGGCCGTGGCCATGGCGAAGCTGTCCGCCCAGGTGATCAAGGCGGCCGGTTCGGACGAGCGGGTGGAGCTGGCCGAGGAGCCGGTGCACGCCGACAGGACCTGGATCTCCGCCTACGACGTCGACCCCTTCGAGGTGCCGGACGCCGAGAAGTCGGCGCTGCTCGCCGACTGGAGCGCGCGGCTGCTGGCGGCCGAGGGCGTGGCGCACGTGGACGCGTCGCTGCTCGCCGTCCACGAGAACAAGTTCTACGCCGACACCGCGGGCACCTCGACCACCCAGCAGCGGGTGCGCGTCCACCCCCAGCTCACCGCGGTCGCCGTCAACGGGACCACCGGCGAGTTCGACTCGATGCGCACCATCGCCCCGCCCACCGGGCGCGGCTGGGAGTACCTGACCGGCACCGGCTGGGACTGGGACGCCGAGCTGGAGCAGATCCCGGCGCTGCTCGCCGAGAAGATGCGGGCCCCCGGCGTGCGGGCCGGGCGCTACGACCTGGTCGTGGACCCGTCCAACCTGTGGCTCACCATCCACGAGTCCATCGGCCACGCCACCGAGCTCGACCGGGCGCTGGGCTACGAGGCCGCGTACGCGGGGACCTCCTTCGCCACCTTCGACCAGCTCGGCAAGCTCAAGTACGGCTCCTCGATCATGAACGTGACCGGTGACCGCACCGCCGAACACGGCCTGGCCACCATCGGCTACGACGACGAGGGCGTCGAGGCGCAGAGCTGGGACCTGGTCAAGGACGGCACCCTGGCCGGCTACCAGACCGACCGGCGGATCGCCCGGCTGACCGGGCTCGGCCGCTCCAACGGCTGCGCGTACGCCGACTCCCCCGGGCACGTGCCCGTGCAGCGGATGGCGAACGTCTCGCTCCAGCCGGATCCGGGCGGGCTCTCCACGCAGGACCTGATCGGCGGGGTGGAGCGCGGGATCTACGTGGTCGGCGACCGGTCCTGGTCGATCGACATGCAGCGCTACAACTTCCAGTTCACCGGGCAGCGCTTCTTCCGGATCGAGAACGGCAGGCTGGCCGGACAGCTGCGCGACGTCGCGTACCAGGCCACGACCACCGAGTTCTGGGGCTCCATGGAGAAGGTCGGCGGGCCGCAGACCTACGTCCTGGGCGGGGCCTTCAACTGCGGCAAGGCCCAGCCGGGACAGGTCGCGGCGGTCTCGCACGGCTGCCCGTCGGCCCTGTTCCGCGACGTGAACATCTTGAACACCACCCAGGAGGCCGGACGCTGA
- a CDS encoding FadR/GntR family transcriptional regulator — protein sequence MPLTSPRRSALVDQVIAQLRNQITSGEWPVGSRIPTEPELVELLGVARNTVREAVRALAHNGLLDIRQGSGTYVLATSELAGVMHRRFAGADPRHIAELRSTLESSAARLAAERRTGRDLVQLDALLARREEAWASGDAELFVAADVSLHMAVVTASHNDVLIELYADLGDLVADWLRTDVGTELNPADHLDHARLIEAIRRGDGDTAAAEAAGYPFVCLGKAPA from the coding sequence ATGCCGCTGACCTCGCCCCGGCGATCCGCGCTCGTCGACCAGGTGATCGCCCAGCTGAGGAACCAGATCACCTCCGGCGAGTGGCCGGTCGGGAGCCGGATCCCCACCGAGCCCGAGCTGGTGGAGCTGCTGGGCGTCGCACGCAACACCGTGCGGGAGGCGGTCCGGGCCCTCGCGCACAACGGGCTCCTGGACATCCGCCAGGGTTCGGGTACGTACGTGCTCGCCACCAGCGAGCTGGCCGGGGTGATGCACCGGCGCTTCGCCGGGGCCGACCCGCGGCACATCGCGGAGCTGCGCTCGACGCTGGAGTCCTCGGCGGCCCGGCTGGCGGCGGAGCGGCGGACCGGCCGGGACCTCGTCCAGCTGGACGCGCTGCTGGCGCGGCGCGAGGAGGCGTGGGCGAGCGGGGACGCGGAGCTGTTCGTGGCGGCGGACGTGAGCCTGCACATGGCGGTGGTGACGGCCTCGCACAACGACGTGCTGATCGAGCTGTACGCGGACCTCGGCGATCTGGTCGCGGACTGGCTGCGGACGGACGTCGGCACCGAGCTGAACCCTGCGGACCACCTGGACCACGCCCGGCTGATCGAGGCGATCCGGCGCGGGGACGGGGACACGGCCGCGGCGGAGGCCGCGGGCTACCCCTTCGTCTGCCTGGGCAAGGCCCCGGCCTGA
- a CDS encoding CynX/NimT family MFS transporter: MHDEDIQTMNRPAVANGASTALPAPADAAPRWLGPVLVVGIVLAALNLRPAITSLGALFEEARTGLHMSGAVAGLITSVPALCFAVFGVTAPRLSRRFGPAAVVCAGMAAVAAGLLIRPFTHAAAGFLAASALSLAGIALTNVLLPVIVKRYFPDRVGTMTGLYSMALAAGTSLAAAATVPLTGALGGSWRTGLLIWAVLAVAAVLPWLPIAAAGRREKAAAPAAAAGATGPSVVRSRTAWALACYFGLQATGAYVTMGWLPQIFRDAGVSASTAGVLLAVTMVMGVPLAFVIPGLAGRMRNQGAIAAVLGLFGLAGYLGLYLAPAAGAWAWALLLGISNCAFPLVITMIGLRAKSPAGVVKLSAFAQSTGYLISIPGPLVIGTLYQHSGGWDIPLALMAALLVPQIALGVLAGRDRTIEDECGMGD, translated from the coding sequence ATGCACGACGAAGACATCCAGACCATGAACCGCCCCGCGGTCGCGAACGGCGCCTCCACCGCCCTGCCCGCACCCGCCGACGCCGCCCCGCGGTGGCTGGGCCCGGTGCTCGTCGTCGGAATCGTGCTGGCCGCCCTCAACCTGCGGCCCGCCATCACCAGCCTCGGAGCCCTCTTCGAAGAGGCCCGCACCGGCCTCCACATGAGCGGCGCCGTCGCCGGGCTCATCACCTCGGTCCCCGCCCTCTGCTTCGCCGTCTTCGGCGTCACCGCCCCCCGGCTCTCGCGCCGCTTCGGCCCGGCCGCCGTCGTCTGCGCCGGCATGGCCGCCGTCGCCGCCGGCCTGCTGATCCGCCCCTTCACCCACGCCGCCGCCGGGTTCCTCGCCGCCAGCGCCCTGTCCCTGGCCGGCATAGCCCTGACCAACGTGCTGCTCCCGGTGATCGTCAAGCGCTACTTCCCGGACCGGGTCGGCACCATGACCGGCCTCTACTCCATGGCCCTGGCCGCCGGCACCTCCCTCGCCGCCGCCGCGACCGTCCCCCTCACCGGCGCCCTCGGCGGCAGCTGGCGCACCGGCCTGCTGATCTGGGCCGTCCTCGCCGTCGCCGCCGTACTGCCCTGGCTGCCGATCGCCGCCGCGGGCCGCCGCGAGAAGGCCGCCGCCCCCGCCGCCGCGGCCGGGGCCACCGGCCCCTCCGTCGTCCGCAGCCGCACCGCCTGGGCCCTGGCCTGCTACTTCGGCCTCCAGGCCACCGGCGCCTACGTCACCATGGGCTGGCTCCCGCAGATCTTCCGCGACGCGGGCGTCTCGGCCTCCACCGCCGGAGTCCTGCTCGCCGTCACCATGGTCATGGGCGTCCCCCTGGCCTTCGTCATCCCCGGCCTCGCCGGACGGATGCGCAACCAGGGCGCCATCGCCGCCGTCCTCGGCCTCTTCGGCCTCGCCGGCTACCTCGGGCTCTACCTCGCCCCCGCCGCCGGAGCCTGGGCCTGGGCCCTGCTGCTCGGGATCTCCAACTGCGCCTTCCCCCTCGTCATCACCATGATCGGGCTGCGCGCCAAGTCCCCGGCCGGGGTCGTCAAGCTCTCCGCCTTCGCCCAGAGCACCGGATACCTCATCTCCATCCCCGGACCCCTGGTCATCGGCACCCTCTACCAGCACAGCGGCGGCTGGGACATCCCGCTGGCCCTGATGGCGGCCCTCCTCGTCCCCCAGATCGCCCTCGGCGTCCTCGCCGGCCGGGACCGCACGATCGAGGACGAATGCGGCATGGGAGACTGA
- the fabI gene encoding enoyl-ACP reductase FabI translates to MSGILEGKRILITGVLMESSIAFHTARLAQEQGAEVILTAWPRPSLTERIAKKLPKPVKVIELDVTNDEHLARLEGLVRDELGGLDGVVHSIGFAPQDALGGNFLNTPFESVATAMHVSAFSLKSLTMACKPLFPAEGAAVVGLTFDAQFAWPQYDWMGPAKAALEATSRYLARDLGKENIRCNLVSAGPLGSMAAKSIPGFSDLADTWNHRSMLEWDMSDPEPTGRGVVALLSDWFPKTTGEIVHVDGGLHAMGA, encoded by the coding sequence ATGAGCGGAATTCTCGAGGGCAAGCGCATCCTCATCACGGGTGTGCTGATGGAGTCCTCCATCGCTTTCCACACCGCCCGGCTGGCCCAGGAGCAGGGCGCCGAGGTCATCCTCACCGCGTGGCCGCGGCCGTCGCTGACCGAGCGCATCGCCAAGAAGCTGCCCAAGCCGGTCAAGGTGATCGAGCTCGACGTCACCAACGACGAGCACCTCGCCCGCCTGGAGGGCCTCGTCCGCGACGAGCTCGGCGGCCTCGACGGCGTCGTGCACTCCATCGGCTTCGCCCCGCAGGACGCCCTCGGCGGCAACTTCCTGAACACCCCGTTCGAGTCGGTCGCCACCGCCATGCACGTCTCGGCGTTCTCGCTGAAGTCGCTGACCATGGCCTGCAAGCCGCTCTTCCCGGCGGAGGGCGCGGCCGTCGTCGGCCTGACCTTCGACGCGCAGTTCGCCTGGCCGCAGTACGACTGGATGGGCCCGGCCAAGGCCGCCCTGGAGGCCACCAGCCGCTACCTGGCCCGCGACCTGGGCAAGGAGAACATCCGCTGCAACCTGGTCTCGGCCGGCCCGCTCGGCTCGATGGCCGCGAAGTCCATCCCGGGCTTCTCCGACCTGGCGGACACCTGGAACCACCGCTCCATGCTGGAGTGGGACATGAGCGACCCGGAGCCCACGGGCCGCGGTGTCGTCGCGCTGCTCTCGGACTGGTTCCCGAAGACCACCGGCGAGATCGTCCACGTGGACGGCGGCCTGCACGCGATGGGTGCCTGA
- a CDS encoding SixA phosphatase family protein yields the protein MSADTPRRIALLRHAKADWPQVSDHERPLAERGRKDAPAVGLKLAETGIPFDLALCSTAARTRETWKLAVQELPSRPKTSYEERIYEASPGELIALLNETPDEVSDLLVIGHNPGMHALADVLSGRSEGDALARMTRTGFPTAALAIVSFTGTWKSLEPGACTLLDYWTPKEH from the coding sequence ATGAGCGCCGACACACCCCGCAGGATCGCCCTCCTCCGGCACGCCAAGGCCGACTGGCCGCAGGTGTCCGACCACGAACGCCCGCTGGCGGAACGCGGCCGCAAGGACGCGCCCGCCGTCGGACTGAAGCTGGCCGAAACCGGCATCCCCTTCGACCTGGCCCTCTGCTCCACCGCCGCCCGCACCCGCGAGACCTGGAAGCTCGCCGTCCAGGAGCTCCCGTCCCGGCCGAAGACCTCGTACGAGGAGCGGATCTACGAGGCGTCGCCCGGCGAGCTCATCGCCCTGCTGAACGAGACCCCCGACGAGGTGTCCGACCTCCTCGTCATCGGCCACAACCCCGGCATGCACGCCCTCGCCGACGTCCTGTCCGGACGCTCCGAGGGCGACGCCCTGGCCCGGATGACCCGTACGGGCTTCCCGACCGCCGCGCTGGCCATCGTCTCCTTCACCGGCACCTGGAAGTCCCTCGAACCGGGCGCCTGCACCCTGCTGGACTACTGGACGCCCAAAGAGCACTGA